CGGCGAGATTGCCGATCGTCATCGACAGTACAGCCATTAGCCAGAGCAGCGTGGACCACTGAACATGCAGAAGGGGAAAGGCTTCGTAGGTAAGGCGCAGCAGCACGGCAAAGGCGGCGGCCTTGGGAGCCGTCGACATCAGTGCGACGACAGGGGAAGGAGCACCTTCGTAGACATCTGGCGTCCATACCTGAAAGGGCGCCGCGGATACCTTGAAGCCGATGCCGATAAGCATCATGGCCAGGGCTAGGACCGGGAACGCCGGGGTGCGGGTAGTGAGCAGCCCTGAAGCGATCTCGTGAATGTTCGTAGTGCCGGTAGCTCCGAAGACCAGGGCGACGCCGTAAAGGAAGAAAGCAGTCGCGAAGGAGCCGAGAAGGAAATACTTGAGCGACGCCTCAGGCCCCTTGACCGCCTGCTTGCGGAAGCCGGCCAGAATGTAGGTGGAGATCGACGAAATCTCTAATGCAATAAACACGAGCAACAGTTCAACGGCACTCGACATCAGGACCATGCCCACCGCTCCGAAGAGCAGGAGTGCGTAGTACTCGCCCATGTTCTCGCCGCGCTCCGGCATGGCGTCCAGCGCGATCAGGCAGGAGACGAGGACGATGCCGCAGATCAGCACATGGAAGAAGGCGCTGAAGGCATCCGTCTGCACAACGCCGTGGAAGCCGGTTCCGGGAGCCATCTGAAACTGCGTGCAGCTGGCCCAGAAAGCGGCGAGGAGGCCGCCAACGGCAAACCATCCCAACGGGCGGCGGCTGGCGTTTTTGGGCAGCACGGCCTCAATCATCATGACTGCAACACCCGCGAGGGTAAGAATAACCTCGGGAAGAATTCGGAGAATATCCGGGATCTGGTTCATTGCTTCTCCGCAGCCTTCCCCGGCAGGGAAACAGTGACCGCTGCCGATTGTTGGCTATCTATCAAATGAATTCCGGGGGGAGTCAACAGAGCGGTCACTCCCTGGTCGATGGCGTGAATCCAGTAGGGAGAGGCGACTCCCATGATGAGCATGAGCGCTGTTGCGGGCCATAGGCCCAGGTGCTCCCGCAAATTGAGGTCTGGAGTCACGCGCTCGGCAACCATCTGCGAGGTGGGTCCATAGTAGACCCGCTGAACCATCCAGAGCATGTAAGACGCGCTGAGGATGACCCCAATGGTGGCT
This sequence is a window from Acidisarcina sp.. Protein-coding genes within it:
- a CDS encoding NADH-quinone oxidoreductase subunit N → MNQIPDILRILPEVILTLAGVAVMMIEAVLPKNASRRPLGWFAVGGLLAAFWASCTQFQMAPGTGFHGVVQTDAFSAFFHVLICGIVLVSCLIALDAMPERGENMGEYYALLLFGAVGMVLMSSAVELLLVFIALEISSISTYILAGFRKQAVKGPEASLKYFLLGSFATAFFLYGVALVFGATGTTNIHEIASGLLTTRTPAFPVLALAMMLIGIGFKVSAAPFQVWTPDVYEGAPSPVVALMSTAPKAAAFAVLLRLTYEAFPLLHVQWSTLLWLMAVLSMTIGNLAALRQQNVKRMLAYSSIAHAGYLLVAFSAPPSEGIAAASFYAVAYAAMNVGIFAVVSHVGGYDDHLSSISDYRGVAIRSPVLGAIMAFFLISLIGIPFTGGFFGKFYVFAAALHSGAIWLAIIGLLNSGIAAFYYLRLLTSVYTRRPDEAGELTIAPLSVALLLALLLTGGSTLALGILPGRVLEAAHAATATYLTEPPATTNSTLIVVPSASQR